A genome region from Maridesulfovibrio salexigens DSM 2638 includes the following:
- a CDS encoding chemotaxis response regulator protein-glutamate methylesterase → MRIGIVNDQASAVDILKKVIVDAGHEVAWIAHNGERAVEKCCADVPDLVFMDLVMPVLDGAGATQEIMQKCPCPVLIVTTSIEDNSTKVFEAMGAGALDVVSTPRQENGSITGGKELLAKISVIGKLHGSKHVRAASKSAPKVRMVPPLLAIGSSTGGPSALATLLGALPEDFPAAIAIAQHVDGNFSENLAQWLDSQTGLKVELARSGMPMQAGKVVIAPGDRHMRMGPGGIVELSRGPGENIYVPSVDVLFESLCCAGFPSNSAAVLLTGMGADGARGMFDLRNSGWMTVAQDKESSVVWGMPGAAVKMGAAREVCSIEDMAGLLVRHFKKRFRS, encoded by the coding sequence ATGAGAATAGGTATTGTGAATGATCAGGCATCAGCCGTTGATATCCTTAAAAAAGTGATTGTCGATGCCGGACATGAAGTTGCATGGATAGCCCATAATGGAGAAAGGGCTGTTGAAAAGTGCTGCGCCGATGTCCCCGATCTGGTTTTTATGGATCTGGTTATGCCCGTGTTGGATGGAGCCGGAGCAACACAGGAGATTATGCAGAAATGCCCTTGTCCGGTTTTGATTGTTACAACCAGCATTGAAGATAATTCCACCAAGGTTTTTGAAGCCATGGGAGCTGGCGCGCTCGATGTTGTTTCCACTCCCCGTCAGGAAAACGGATCTATTACAGGCGGAAAAGAGCTTCTCGCCAAAATTTCAGTAATCGGCAAGCTGCACGGTAGTAAGCATGTGAGGGCGGCTTCCAAGTCGGCACCGAAAGTGAGGATGGTTCCACCTCTGCTGGCAATAGGCAGTTCCACCGGAGGACCGTCTGCTTTGGCGACTCTGCTTGGGGCTTTGCCTGAAGATTTTCCGGCAGCCATAGCCATTGCCCAGCATGTTGACGGTAATTTTTCCGAAAATCTTGCTCAATGGCTGGATAGCCAGACCGGGTTGAAGGTTGAGCTTGCCCGCAGCGGCATGCCTATGCAGGCCGGAAAGGTGGTAATCGCACCCGGCGACCGGCATATGCGTATGGGGCCGGGGGGCATTGTGGAATTGTCCCGAGGGCCCGGTGAAAATATTTACGTGCCTTCTGTTGATGTCCTTTTTGAAAGTCTTTGCTGTGCAGGATTTCCGTCCAATTCAGCGGCGGTATTGCTCACAGGTATGGGGGCTGATGGGGCTCGTGGTATGTTCGATCTACGGAATTCCGGGTGGATGACTGTGGCGCAGGACAAGGAATCAAGTGTTGTCTGGGGCATGCCCGGTGCGGCAGTGAAGATGGGGGCGGCAAGAGAAGTCTGTTCCATTGAGGATATGGCCGGTTTGCTGGTAAGGCATTTCAAAAAACGTTTCAGGAGTTAG
- a CDS encoding response regulator has protein sequence MTRDMADLSMLELFRMEAGNHTRVLEEGIPGLAADVSPEKVQPLIHAAHALKGSGKIVGLADAVQLSQAMETVLDICSGSGKPLSGQTTDALLAGTRFLHSLAEVEAEAMDGWLEERSGEFKELLASIESVDLESSVEPVVEADAQSSDQERQAEESHNNSEEISEPAPVQTAAPVKKDIPLADLSMLDLFRMEAESHSQALNAGLLELEKDQAPDKVEPLMRAAHSMKGAARIVGLTDAVALAHAMEDLLVSCQKGETVLDSDQIDLLLAATDIYRDVSQLETDAIQSFLSDRKPLMDQMEKALRGDAEAALNVCSEVCPQGIPTAVAEPVPEPVADVIEAFPEQGDYKQEVAAPAKEVPAATEVPAPSQGVRAPDDSVVRVSAGNLNRLMALAGESLVESGRLGEFASSLLRLKGGHRDLMKILEESCERVKHGETAEDVVDDLKAAVNDCQVMLVKHINKFDLYRRRNDNVSGRLYHEVIASRMRPFSDGGLGFPRLVRDLARSLGKEVDFIIEGETTSVDRDILDKLEAPLNHLIRNAVDHGIEMPDERVAAGKPSTGTIKVVAGHRAGMLFIEVRDDGQGLDPERIRAKVVERKLAPARMAEEMSRAELMEFLFLPGFSTAGKVTEISGRGVGLDVVHAMVQEVGGTVRADSEPGHGMSFSMQLPLTLSVIRTLLVKIADQPYAIPLSRISRIASVFPEQLKLAEDRQYVSLDGANVGLVPAAQILGVQSTQTENDGLKVVVISDRMNKYGLVVDDFLGEQDLVVRPLDHRLGKVPDVNSVAMMPDGSPVLILDAEDLVRSIDNLLSGGRLGKVGLESAKSGPVQKILVVDDSLTVREVERKLLVNHGYEVDTAVDGQDGLNAVISGDYDLVVTDVDMPRMNGLELTSRIKGDPDLKSIPVMMVSYKDRKEDKLRGLEAGADYYLTKSSFHDETLLSAVEDLIGGAGK, from the coding sequence GTGACGCGAGATATGGCGGATCTTTCCATGCTGGAACTCTTCCGTATGGAGGCGGGTAACCATACCCGGGTGCTGGAAGAAGGCATCCCCGGTCTGGCTGCAGATGTCTCGCCGGAAAAAGTGCAGCCTTTGATTCACGCTGCCCATGCCCTGAAAGGTTCGGGCAAGATTGTGGGGCTGGCTGATGCTGTGCAGCTTTCGCAGGCTATGGAAACCGTGTTGGATATATGTTCCGGTTCCGGGAAGCCTCTTTCCGGGCAAACGACTGATGCATTGCTTGCCGGAACCCGTTTCCTGCATTCCCTTGCTGAGGTTGAAGCAGAAGCAATGGACGGCTGGCTTGAAGAAAGGTCCGGGGAATTTAAAGAACTGCTCGCAAGTATTGAATCTGTTGATCTTGAATCTTCCGTAGAGCCCGTAGTAGAAGCTGATGCCCAAAGTTCAGATCAGGAAAGGCAGGCAGAAGAGTCGCATAATAATTCAGAAGAAATTTCAGAACCTGCCCCGGTGCAGACCGCAGCTCCAGTCAAGAAGGATATCCCTCTTGCTGACCTTTCCATGCTCGATCTTTTCCGTATGGAGGCCGAGAGCCATTCACAAGCCCTGAATGCCGGACTCTTGGAGTTGGAAAAGGATCAGGCCCCGGACAAGGTGGAGCCGCTTATGCGTGCGGCTCATTCCATGAAAGGTGCGGCCCGTATTGTCGGATTGACTGATGCAGTGGCCCTTGCTCATGCCATGGAAGATTTGCTCGTGTCCTGCCAGAAGGGAGAGACTGTTCTCGATTCAGACCAGATTGACCTGCTGCTGGCTGCTACAGATATTTATCGGGATGTATCGCAGCTCGAAACTGATGCCATTCAATCCTTTTTGAGTGATCGCAAGCCGCTTATGGATCAGATGGAAAAGGCCTTGCGTGGTGATGCTGAAGCGGCACTTAACGTTTGTTCCGAAGTCTGCCCGCAGGGAATCCCGACTGCGGTCGCAGAACCTGTTCCCGAACCCGTGGCGGACGTTATTGAAGCTTTCCCGGAACAGGGTGATTACAAGCAGGAAGTCGCGGCCCCGGCTAAAGAAGTTCCTGCTGCTACAGAAGTTCCTGCTCCATCGCAGGGCGTGCGTGCACCAGATGATTCCGTGGTTCGTGTTTCCGCCGGAAACCTGAACAGACTGATGGCTCTTGCAGGTGAAAGCCTTGTGGAATCGGGCAGGCTGGGCGAATTTGCTTCTTCACTTTTACGTCTTAAAGGCGGGCACCGGGATCTGATGAAGATTCTTGAAGAGTCCTGTGAGCGAGTGAAACATGGCGAAACTGCTGAAGATGTGGTTGATGATTTAAAGGCTGCAGTGAATGACTGTCAGGTCATGCTGGTTAAGCATATCAATAAATTCGATCTTTATCGCAGACGCAACGACAATGTTTCCGGCAGGCTCTATCATGAGGTTATTGCCAGCCGCATGCGTCCTTTTTCTGATGGTGGACTTGGTTTTCCGCGTCTGGTCCGCGATTTGGCCCGTTCGCTTGGTAAGGAAGTCGATTTCATCATCGAAGGCGAAACAACTTCCGTGGACCGCGATATTCTGGATAAGCTGGAAGCTCCTCTCAACCATTTGATCAGGAATGCGGTTGACCATGGCATTGAGATGCCTGATGAGCGTGTGGCTGCAGGTAAGCCCTCGACTGGTACTATTAAGGTGGTTGCCGGACATCGGGCCGGGATGCTTTTTATTGAAGTCCGTGATGACGGTCAGGGCTTGGACCCGGAACGAATCAGAGCCAAGGTTGTAGAACGCAAGTTAGCCCCGGCGCGTATGGCTGAAGAAATGAGCCGCGCTGAATTGATGGAATTTTTATTTTTACCCGGTTTTTCCACTGCCGGAAAAGTCACAGAGATTTCCGGGCGTGGAGTCGGCTTGGACGTTGTTCATGCTATGGTTCAGGAAGTCGGCGGTACAGTCCGTGCTGATTCAGAGCCCGGACATGGCATGTCTTTTTCTATGCAGCTTCCGCTGACCCTTTCAGTTATCCGCACTTTGCTGGTCAAGATTGCCGACCAGCCCTACGCCATTCCCTTAAGCCGCATCAGCCGCATTGCTTCGGTTTTTCCGGAACAGCTTAAGCTGGCCGAGGACCGCCAGTATGTATCTCTGGACGGGGCGAATGTAGGCTTGGTGCCCGCAGCTCAGATTTTGGGCGTACAGTCGACTCAAACTGAAAATGATGGTCTTAAGGTGGTGGTCATCAGTGACCGTATGAATAAATACGGGTTGGTGGTGGATGATTTTCTAGGTGAGCAGGATCTTGTGGTCCGTCCTTTGGACCATCGACTGGGCAAGGTGCCGGATGTGAACTCGGTGGCTATGATGCCTGACGGTTCTCCGGTACTTATTCTGGATGCCGAGGATCTTGTGCGCTCCATTGATAACCTCCTTTCCGGCGGCAGGCTGGGCAAGGTGGGGCTTGAGTCCGCAAAGAGCGGTCCGGTGCAGAAGATTCTGGTGGTGGATGATTCACTTACCGTTCGCGAAGTGGAGCGCAAACTTCTGGTCAACCACGGCTATGAAGTGGATACGGCAGTCGATGGTCAGGATGGTCTTAATGCCGTAATCTCAGGTGATTACGATCTAGTTGTCACAGATGTGGATATGCCGCGCATGAACGGTCTGGAACTGACCAGCAGGATCAAGGGCGACCCGGACCTTAAATCCATTCCGGTAATGATGGTTTCTTATAAGGATCGCAAGGAAGATAAACTTCGCGGACTTGAAGCCGGAGCAGACTATTACTTAACCAAGAGCAGTTTCCATGATGAAACCCTGCTTTCGGCAGTTGAAGACCTTATAGGCGGGGCTGGAAAATGA
- a CDS encoding SpoIIE family protein phosphatase: protein MTEVKEQLLTEHKINVLLIDDQPMVGEAVRRMLAGEDDIDFHFVSDPTKAIPTAEELQPTVILQDLVMPEIDGMTMVKFMRVNSKLKDIPLIVLSTKEEPTTKAEAFALGANDYLVKLPDRIELLARIRYHSKGYINLLQRNEAYEQLRESRDEMRKELAVAADYVTSLLPDPLKEGDIQADWRFIPSASLGGDSFGYHWLDDDHFAMYLLDVCDHGVGSALLSVSAMNVLRSQTLPDTDFLKPDKVLEALNDSFQMDQQNNLYFTMWYGVYRKSDRTLTYSSGGHPPALLIAGGEAKQLRTPGMIVGGMPDMTYTSDSVIVEPGARFFLYSDGVYELKKVSDGKMWEFEEFSGFMEGTAGELGKPIDQLIAHTRELQGRELYEDDFSMVEFVFA from the coding sequence ATGACTGAAGTCAAAGAGCAATTGCTCACCGAACATAAAATCAATGTCCTGCTCATCGATGACCAGCCTATGGTAGGGGAGGCTGTACGCCGTATGCTTGCGGGCGAAGATGACATTGATTTCCACTTTGTGAGTGACCCGACCAAGGCCATCCCCACTGCTGAAGAATTGCAGCCGACAGTAATTTTACAGGATCTTGTCATGCCGGAGATTGACGGTATGACTATGGTCAAGTTCATGAGGGTAAATTCCAAGCTCAAAGATATTCCTCTCATCGTACTCTCTACAAAAGAAGAGCCTACCACCAAGGCGGAAGCATTTGCTCTCGGAGCCAATGATTATCTGGTCAAACTGCCGGATCGTATCGAGCTGCTGGCCCGTATCCGCTACCACTCCAAGGGTTACATCAACCTTTTGCAGAGGAATGAGGCTTACGAGCAGTTGCGCGAAAGCAGGGACGAGATGCGCAAGGAGTTGGCAGTTGCCGCCGACTACGTTACCTCGTTGCTTCCTGATCCGCTTAAAGAGGGTGATATTCAGGCAGATTGGCGTTTTATACCTTCTGCATCATTGGGTGGTGATTCCTTCGGCTATCACTGGCTGGATGATGACCATTTTGCCATGTATCTGCTTGATGTCTGCGATCACGGGGTCGGTTCCGCCTTGCTCTCTGTTTCAGCCATGAACGTGCTTCGTTCCCAAACTCTGCCGGATACGGATTTTCTCAAGCCGGATAAGGTTTTGGAAGCTTTGAATGATTCTTTCCAGATGGATCAGCAGAACAATCTATATTTTACCATGTGGTATGGAGTTTACCGCAAATCCGACCGGACTCTGACCTATTCCAGCGGCGGACATCCTCCGGCATTACTCATTGCGGGCGGTGAGGCAAAGCAGTTGCGTACTCCGGGGATGATTGTGGGCGGTATGCCGGATATGACCTACACCAGCGATTCCGTGATTGTTGAACCGGGAGCTCGGTTTTTTCTCTACAGTGACGGTGTTTATGAGCTTAAAAAGGTTTCCGATGGCAAGATGTGGGAGTTCGAGGAATTTTCCGGGTTCATGGAAGGGACTGCCGGGGAGCTCGGCAAACCAATTGACCAGCTGATAGCTCATACTCGGGAACTGCAGGGCCGTGAGCTTTATGAAGATGATTTTTCCATGGTTGAGTTTGTTTTTGCCTAA
- a CDS encoding HAMP domain-containing sensor histidine kinase: MNSDLKFSIKSKLFIAVCLTAAICVSLPLGFAYHLLKADLMVDSQNSVREKMELARRIYRKSDGAGVQSRVEAVSGMLGTEVGYISVDGKNAVQPSWAVGDSISLNDAQIRNAEGAQPGLQLHKDPLDGKEFMLGAVKVAQGVESPAGYLVIRESLHGPEERMGMILKVFFWALPIVALVCYGVIRFVTMQLSSSVESMVRTAEAVGQGNYKRRIRSFPDKEFIPLANSINWMAARIDEHVSTITGQRNKIQAVFNGMWDGVMVLDGSCRILSVNRALQDIFPGIQNDLDRTPLEIIPSPDLYDACREVVGPEGPEATTVQIVLPNGRVYDVNIVRSPHTSEPGQGPGAIAVFHDISEIKRLETVRQDFVANVSHELRTPLTSVKGYAETLLSDPPPPESIQKNFLATIEKNANHMCKIVDDLLNLSRLESGHEKVELMPIDPTDALREAWEACSGLAKKRKVDLKRSFEKGDFTVMADSGQLMQLFRNLLENGIKYGPEENPVIVEHRVREGRLQFAVIDSGPGIPAADQPRIFERFYSVEKFRRNEFGSTGLGLAISRHIVSNHGGEISVQCPPEGHRQGTAFVFSLPLMQAVS; this comes from the coding sequence ATGAACAGCGATCTGAAATTTTCAATCAAGAGCAAACTATTTATTGCAGTGTGCCTGACAGCTGCTATCTGTGTCAGTCTGCCGTTGGGCTTTGCCTATCATTTGCTGAAGGCCGATCTGATGGTGGATTCACAGAACAGCGTGCGTGAAAAGATGGAGCTTGCCAGACGGATCTATAGAAAGAGTGACGGTGCCGGAGTACAGAGCCGTGTAGAAGCTGTGTCCGGCATGCTGGGAACAGAAGTCGGGTATATTTCTGTCGATGGTAAAAACGCCGTACAACCTTCTTGGGCTGTCGGGGATTCCATTTCATTAAATGATGCTCAGATCAGGAACGCGGAGGGTGCTCAGCCCGGATTGCAGCTGCATAAAGACCCTTTGGACGGTAAGGAGTTTATGCTGGGTGCTGTGAAGGTCGCTCAAGGCGTGGAGTCTCCGGCGGGTTATCTGGTAATCAGGGAGTCCCTGCACGGGCCGGAAGAAAGAATGGGTATGATTCTCAAGGTGTTTTTCTGGGCGCTGCCTATTGTGGCTCTTGTCTGCTACGGGGTAATCCGTTTTGTGACCATGCAGCTCAGTTCATCGGTAGAGTCCATGGTCCGTACTGCCGAGGCTGTGGGACAGGGTAATTACAAGCGCAGGATCAGGTCTTTCCCGGATAAGGAGTTCATTCCCCTTGCCAACTCCATCAACTGGATGGCTGCACGTATTGATGAGCATGTCAGTACTATCACCGGACAGAGGAACAAGATTCAGGCTGTGTTCAACGGTATGTGGGATGGGGTTATGGTTTTGGACGGCAGTTGCCGTATCTTGAGTGTTAACCGGGCCTTACAGGATATTTTTCCCGGTATTCAGAATGATTTGGATCGCACCCCTCTGGAAATTATCCCCAGCCCTGATCTTTATGATGCTTGCAGGGAGGTGGTTGGCCCGGAAGGGCCGGAGGCCACAACAGTGCAGATCGTTTTGCCCAACGGTCGGGTTTACGATGTGAATATCGTCCGTTCTCCGCATACCTCAGAGCCGGGGCAGGGGCCGGGAGCAATCGCCGTATTTCATGATATAAGTGAGATCAAGCGGTTGGAAACAGTGCGTCAGGATTTCGTAGCCAATGTATCCCACGAACTGCGTACACCCCTTACGTCCGTCAAAGGCTATGCCGAGACCCTGCTTTCCGATCCTCCTCCGCCGGAATCCATACAGAAAAATTTTCTGGCAACAATTGAGAAGAATGCCAACCACATGTGCAAGATTGTTGATGACCTGCTCAATCTTTCAAGGCTTGAAAGCGGACATGAAAAGGTTGAGCTCATGCCTATTGATCCTACCGATGCCTTGCGTGAAGCATGGGAAGCCTGTTCCGGGCTTGCAAAAAAAAGAAAGGTCGATCTTAAGCGCAGTTTTGAAAAAGGCGATTTCACCGTAATGGCAGATTCTGGTCAGCTTATGCAGTTATTCAGGAATTTACTGGAGAACGGCATTAAGTATGGGCCTGAGGAGAATCCGGTAATTGTTGAGCACCGTGTGCGAGAAGGGCGCTTGCAGTTTGCTGTAATTGATTCCGGGCCGGGGATTCCCGCAGCGGATCAGCCACGTATATTTGAGCGGTTTTATTCTGTGGAAAAATTTCGGCGCAATGAGTTCGGGTCTACCGGACTCGGTCTTGCCATCTCCCGGCATATTGTTTCCAACCACGGTGGTGAAATATCCGTGCAATGTCCTCCGGAAGGTCATAGACAAGGCACAGCCTTTGTTTTCTCCCTGCCTCTTATGCAGGCAGTTAGTTAA
- a CDS encoding response regulator, which yields MSVEKILVVEDHNDTIELLKYNLTSSGYEVVTAMDGHKALDQARKENPDLILLDLMLPGIDGLEVCRRLKQEVATQHIPVIMLTAKGEEVDRVVGLELGVDDYIVKPFSPRELVLRVKAVLRRSTEQPEPRRPGKWSREGLSVDFEAHTVECDGDLVALTATEFKLFSELLQHEGKVRTRDHLLDTVWDTHFEGYSRTVDTHIRRLRQKLGPYADYIETVRGVGYRFKHS from the coding sequence GTGTCAGTTGAGAAAATACTGGTTGTTGAAGACCATAACGATACTATTGAGTTGTTGAAGTACAACCTTACCTCTTCCGGTTACGAGGTTGTAACCGCCATGGACGGGCATAAAGCGCTTGATCAGGCTAGAAAAGAAAACCCGGACCTGATCCTTCTGGACTTGATGCTGCCCGGTATAGACGGGCTTGAAGTGTGCCGCAGGCTGAAACAGGAAGTCGCCACTCAGCACATCCCGGTGATCATGCTCACCGCCAAGGGAGAGGAAGTGGACCGTGTCGTAGGTCTTGAGCTCGGCGTGGACGATTATATAGTCAAACCGTTCAGTCCCCGTGAGCTTGTCCTCAGAGTCAAGGCCGTTCTGCGCCGCAGCACAGAACAGCCTGAGCCGCGCCGTCCCGGAAAATGGAGCCGTGAGGGTCTTTCAGTGGACTTCGAAGCACACACCGTGGAGTGCGATGGTGATCTTGTGGCTCTGACCGCTACCGAGTTCAAGCTGTTTTCTGAACTCCTGCAACACGAAGGCAAGGTGCGCACCCGTGACCACCTGCTGGATACTGTCTGGGATACTCATTTTGAAGGCTATTCCAGAACAGTGGATACCCATATCCGCAGGTTGCGTCAGAAGCTGGGACCATACGCAGACTACATCGAGACTGTTCGTGGCGTAGGCTACCGTTTCAAGCATTCTTAA
- a CDS encoding chemotaxis protein CheW translates to MLESCWNTIGYAGDRSCPELERWSHCYHCPHFTSAGLSLLDREPPEGYLAENTEAVAIAKEEEQVETSGAVVFRISREWLALSSQVFVSVLEKRIVRPVPHRNSRMFRGLTSLQGQIIPVVSVRELLGLEAEYLTEEEKGFRVYSRFICVDRGFGRWIFAVDEVFGVHHYSPDALMDAPATVAKAPAAYTRGLFEIDGKRISLLEDELLFEAFNRIIK, encoded by the coding sequence ATGCTTGAATCCTGCTGGAATACAATAGGTTATGCCGGGGATAGATCCTGCCCGGAACTGGAGCGCTGGAGCCATTGCTATCATTGCCCGCATTTCACCAGTGCAGGTCTTTCCCTGCTGGATCGGGAACCGCCTGAAGGTTATCTGGCTGAGAACACCGAAGCAGTAGCAATTGCCAAGGAAGAGGAGCAGGTTGAAACATCTGGGGCAGTGGTATTCAGAATTTCCCGTGAATGGCTGGCCCTTTCTTCGCAGGTCTTTGTTTCAGTACTGGAGAAGCGTATTGTGCGTCCTGTTCCTCATCGAAACAGCAGGATGTTCCGGGGATTGACCAGTCTTCAAGGGCAGATCATTCCGGTGGTTTCAGTGCGGGAACTGCTTGGACTTGAAGCGGAATATCTTACCGAAGAGGAAAAAGGATTTCGTGTTTACAGCAGGTTTATCTGCGTGGACCGGGGTTTCGGGCGCTGGATTTTTGCGGTGGATGAAGTCTTCGGGGTTCACCACTATTCGCCTGATGCACTGATGGATGCCCCGGCTACCGTGGCTAAAGCTCCTGCGGCTTACACCCGTGGCCTTTTTGAAATAGACGGTAAAAGAATTTCACTGCTGGAAGACGAGCTTCTTTTCGAGGCTTTCAACCGCATTATCAAGTAG
- a CDS encoding methyl-accepting chemotaxis protein translates to MSIRKQFIAGCVVFCIALTVSIMWLVSDYARETLMDQFRSKAEIMLHTMKAVRKHTGSVIRPNATEILPKDMFVPELQSTSFTANGVFGRIPDLYRHDLTFKTASTKPRNPDNLATTDEARIIEELDAMAREGKRPFIEEIRNINGIESFIVAEGESNKPSCMVCHGDPKDAPPSMKTRYPVKNDMGYYRKPGRIECAMISAIPLAAMNAASNQALGTVVFMGCVFIAVTLGFLLFGLNLIFSPVSRITAIAKDIAAGDLNRASVSIRKMKNMAEGKFFAGRILRPGNEIGNLVSSFETMIAGLSELIGEVQSSGDNVSVAGNKIRSTAEHIDSAVNRQAASTNEVTATSRLISKTSKDLVEVMADVAESASESAYMAETLQGNIERREKSLIRLVNSTDSVASRLAAIDEKASRINHIVTTIARIADQTNLLSLNAAIEAEKAGQFGQGFSVVAREMRRLADQTVIAAEDIELMVRDMQSAVSSGVMEMETFNHEVRSSVDEVEQMSADLGQIVDQVRVLKPRFVDVSRSMGDQADSAEQISDAMSDLSETAAGTTEYLEDFKRTVASLNYTVQSLSGAVDGFQTVEDDFFKAADEKEDTTKAETEPNSDN, encoded by the coding sequence ATGAGTATCCGCAAACAGTTCATAGCCGGATGTGTGGTTTTCTGCATAGCCTTGACTGTATCCATAATGTGGCTGGTTTCAGATTATGCCCGGGAGACCTTAATGGATCAGTTCCGGTCCAAGGCAGAAATCATGCTCCATACCATGAAGGCAGTGCGTAAGCATACCGGGTCGGTAATCCGTCCTAACGCTACGGAAATCCTGCCTAAGGATATGTTTGTACCGGAGTTGCAGTCCACATCCTTTACCGCCAACGGAGTCTTCGGGCGAATTCCTGATCTTTACAGACATGATCTTACTTTTAAAACCGCATCCACCAAGCCCCGTAATCCTGACAATCTGGCCACGACTGACGAGGCCCGGATTATTGAGGAACTTGATGCTATGGCCCGCGAAGGTAAAAGGCCGTTTATCGAGGAAATTCGTAATATTAATGGCATTGAGTCTTTTATCGTGGCTGAAGGTGAGTCCAACAAGCCTTCCTGTATGGTTTGCCACGGTGATCCCAAGGATGCGCCCCCATCCATGAAAACAAGATATCCGGTTAAGAATGACATGGGCTATTACCGTAAACCGGGACGTATTGAATGTGCCATGATTTCAGCCATTCCTTTGGCAGCCATGAATGCAGCTTCCAATCAGGCTCTCGGCACAGTTGTTTTTATGGGCTGTGTGTTTATTGCTGTAACCCTCGGTTTTCTGCTCTTCGGATTGAATCTTATTTTTAGTCCTGTTTCCCGCATAACCGCTATTGCCAAGGATATTGCTGCCGGGGACCTCAATAGAGCCAGTGTTTCCATCCGCAAGATGAAAAATATGGCTGAAGGTAAATTTTTTGCTGGCAGGATTCTTCGTCCGGGCAATGAGATCGGTAATCTGGTGAGCTCTTTTGAAACAATGATTGCGGGATTGTCAGAACTGATCGGAGAAGTTCAATCTTCCGGGGACAATGTTTCAGTAGCCGGTAATAAGATCAGGTCTACTGCTGAGCATATTGATTCGGCAGTAAACAGGCAGGCCGCTTCCACAAATGAAGTTACCGCTACCAGCAGGCTGATCAGCAAAACCTCCAAAGACCTGGTTGAAGTGATGGCTGATGTTGCCGAGAGTGCCAGCGAATCAGCTTATATGGCCGAGACCCTGCAGGGTAATATCGAAAGGCGTGAGAAGTCCTTGATCAGGCTTGTTAATTCAACTGACAGTGTAGCCTCACGTTTGGCGGCTATTGATGAAAAGGCCAGCAGAATCAATCATATCGTAACAACTATCGCTAGAATTGCCGACCAGACAAACCTGCTTTCACTCAACGCGGCTATTGAGGCGGAAAAAGCCGGACAGTTCGGTCAGGGATTTTCCGTAGTTGCCCGCGAGATGCGCAGGCTTGCAGATCAGACAGTAATTGCTGCTGAAGATATTGAACTCATGGTCAGGGATATGCAATCCGCTGTCAGTTCCGGGGTCATGGAGATGGAAACTTTCAATCATGAAGTACGCTCAAGCGTTGATGAAGTTGAGCAGATGAGTGCCGATCTTGGACAGATTGTAGACCAGGTACGGGTATTAAAACCGCGCTTTGTCGATGTTTCCCGTTCCATGGGTGATCAGGCTGACAGTGCGGAACAGATAAGCGATGCCATGTCTGACTTGAGTGAAACTGCTGCCGGAACCACCGAATACCTTGAAGATTTCAAGCGAACCGTGGCGAGTTTGAATTATACTGTTCAGAGTTTAAGCGGAGCGGTTGACGGATTTCAGACTGTAGAAGACGATTTCTTCAAAGCTGCGGATGAAAAAGAAGACACAACCAAGGCAGAAACCGAACCGAATTCGGATAATTAA